A region of Solea solea chromosome 7, fSolSol10.1, whole genome shotgun sequence DNA encodes the following proteins:
- the wsb1 gene encoding WD repeat and SOCS box-containing protein 1 encodes MASFPDSVNENDLGKAKFIGELQVPVAPFDQKSGREAWTVAFAPNGSYIAWSQGRRIVKLIPWTKCLKSFSAGNSGVGTNASSPRRISRQNSDGGQVIPVSCEPCEHTIDCGDIVWGLAFGSSVPEKQSRCVNIEWHRFKFGQDQLLLATGLNNGRIKIWDVYTGKLLLNLMDHTDVVRDLTFAPDGSLMLVSASRDKTLRVWDLKDDGNMVKVLRGHQNWVYCSAFTPDSSILCSVGAGKAVFLWNMDKYTLIGKLEGHHNDVVSCEFSPDGALLATASHDTRVIVWDHHKATILLELGHLFPPPSPIFAGGSNDRWVRSVSFCPDGRHIASITDDRLVRFWNIEERAPEAIAPLSNGLSCAFSTDGSVLAAGTRDGSMRFWECPRSVTSLQHICRMALRRVMTTQQVESLAIPTPLRDYLTYRVI; translated from the exons ATGGCAAGCTTTCCAGACTCTGTCAACGAAAATGATTTAG gTAAGGCTAAGTTCATCGGTGAACTCCAGGTGCCTGTTGCTCCCTTTGACCAGAAGTCTGGGCGTGAGGCTTGGACAGTAGCCTTCGCACCAAATGGTTCCTACATTGCTTGGTCTCAGGGGCGCCGCATTGTCAAGCTCATTCCCTGGACAAAATGTCTGAAGAGCTT TTCAGCGGGCAATTCTGGCGTGGGCACCAATGCCTCGAGCCCACGGCGTATTTCCCGTCAGAACAGCGATGGTGGACAGGTAATCCCAGTGTCTTGTGAACCCTGCGAACACACCATTGACTGTGGTGACATCGTTTGGGGCTTGGCCTTCGGTTCCTCAGTGCCAGAAAAGCAGAGTCGCTGTGTTAACATTGAGTGGCACCGCTTCAAATTTGGCCAGGACCAGCTGCTACTGGCAACAGGCCTTAACAATGGTCGCATCAAGATCTGGGATGTTTACACTG GAAAACTGTTGCTGAATCTGATGGACCACACTGATGTAGTGCGAGACTTGACCTTTGCTCCTGATGGCAGCCTCATGTTGGTTTCTGCATCCAGAGATAAGACCCTGCGAGTGTGGGACCTTAAAGATGATG GTAACATGGTGAAGGTTTTGCGGGGGCATCAGAACTGGGTGTACTGCAGCGCCTTCACCCCCGACTCCTCCATCTTGTGCTCTGTTGGCGCCGGCAAAGCA GTGTTTCTATGGAACATGGATAAGTACACATTGATCGGGAAGCTGGAGGGGCACCACAATGACGTGGTGTCTTGTGAATTTTCACCAGATGGGGCACTTTTGGCCACTGCCTCTCACGACACCCGGGTCATTGTATGGGACCACCACAAAGCCACCATCCTGCTGGAACTGGG TCATCTCTTCCCTCCTCCATCACCCATTTTTGCTGGAGGATCAAATGACCGCTGGGTTCGCAGTGTGAGCTTCTGCCCTGATGGGCGACACATCGCCAGCATCACTGATGACCG ACTGGTTCGTTTCTGGAACATTGAGGAAAGAGCCCCTGAAGCCATCGCCCCTCTCTCAAACGGCCTCAGCTGTGCCTTCTCTACTGACGGAAGTGTCCTTGCTGCAGG GACTCGTGATGGTAGTATGCGTTTCTGGGAGTGTCCTCGTAGTGTCACCAGTCTGCAGCACATATGCAGGATGGCCCTGCGCCGAGTGATGACCACCCAGCAGGTGGAGTCCCTTGCCATTCCAACACCGCTCCGCGACTACCTGACGTACAGAGTCATCTAA